From a single Brassica napus cultivar Da-Ae chromosome C9, Da-Ae, whole genome shotgun sequence genomic region:
- the BNAC09G17330D gene encoding uncharacterized protein ycf20, translating to MAHSLSFISTNLNTLLLNHHQCQSFDAFASSSKSKMRFARTIRAVQETQGGPRRLIDIIRTVPDISRNYFKKPSRRTLFGGISLLGGFYVAQTISLSFGALGVNDVIAAVLCVLLTEYVTRFYYSRTTVTFPIALLNNFKMGFTYGLFIDAFKLAS from the coding sequence ATGGCGCATTCTCTAAGCTTCATCTCCACCAACTTGAACACTCTACTCCTTAACCATCATCAGTGCCAGAGTTTCGATGCCTTTGCCTCTTCATCTAAATCTAAAATGAGATTCGCAAGAACCATTAGAGCTGTGCAAGAGACTCAAGGAGGTCCAAGAAGACTAATCGACATCATAAGAACGGTTCCTGATATCTCCAGGAACTACTTCAAGAAGCCGTCAAGAAGAACGCTTTTCGGAGGGATCTCGTTGTTAGGTGGGTTCTATGTCGCGCAGACCATCTCTCTCTCGTTTGGAGCCTTGGGAGTGAACGACGTTATCGCTGCGGTTTTGTGCGTTCTTTTAACCGAGTATGTGACGAGATTCTACTACAGCCGCACCACCGTGACGTTCCCCATCGCTCTTCTCAATAATTTCAAGATGGGTTTCACTTATGGTCTCTTCATTGATGCTTTCAAGCTCGCTAGCTAG